The SAR202 cluster bacterium genomic interval CGTGCCGACGATGTAGAGCGTATGCATAGTGAGATCGTCCGCAGGTTACGTTGGTCCGGGCGACGGCCGGCAAGGAGGTCCCGCAGCGGGCGCACGGCGGCGCCCGCTGCGGATTTTCGTTAGCTAGCTGGTAACTCTTTCCGGAAGACTCGATTGCCCTGGCGCTGCCACTTCGACCGGAGCACCTCGCTGGAGTCCAGGAGCCCCTGCAGCGTTTTGAACTGCGATTCGCTGAGCTTCGGAACACCCAGAACGGCTGCGGCCAGGTTCGCAGCGGCCGCGCCCATGATGCCTTTTCCTGGGGCGGGCGCCCGTTGAGACCACGCGGCGTCTATTTGCGCCACGGGGTCGCCCGTGGAGGCCGGCGTGACGAGGAGCCGGCCCTGGGACTCTTCAACCGGACCCGACTGGGACGCCGCCGGGGCCGGCGAATGGACTGCGCGAGTCTCTTCCGCGGCCGCCGTGGGCGGCTCCGGCGTGAAGATGAGCTCCGCCGGCGGCAAAGTGGGCTCCGGCTCCACTCGGAGCGGCTCCTGCACGGACGGCTGCGGCAGGTCGTGTCGGCCGTCTTGTGGCGGCTGCTGCTCCTGTTGCCTGCGCTCGTGGCGGCTGATGTTTTTCGCGGTCTCCTCCGGAGGGATCGCCTTTATTCGCGGAGCCTGAGGGCGCTGGTTAGAGACGCGCGCCGGCTGGGCCTGCGGTTGCGTCGCCTGTGGCGGAGCAGGCTGGGTGGGAGTGGCCGCGGGCTCTTGCTGCCGCCTGCCGCCCTCTCCCTGCTGGAAGAATGGCTGGCCGGACCGCCGGACCTCGTCCGGCCTGAAGGCCAGCTGCTGGTCGCCTCTCCGGAAGCCGCGCTCTCGGCGTGACCCGTGACGGTCGCGGTAGCCGGGTCGGCTGCCCTCGATCCTCGGGGCACCCTGCTGGAGCGCAGGGGGCTGGGCATCGTCGTCCAAGGGAGGCTCCGCCTGTGGAGGCTGCGGTTGCGCATGCTGTTGCGGCTGCGGCGGCGCGTGGTGCTGTTGCTGGGGCGCCGGCGCCTGGTACTGCTTGTGCGGCTGCCCAGCATCCGCAGAACCGAGCTCGACTGTGAGATCGCCGCGGCCCTGAGGCCTGGTCACCTTGATGCCGGGGGCGTTCTCCAGGTACCGCGTGAAGGTGGAATATCCCTGGACGCGGAAGTCGAAGCTGGGATCGAGCCGCATCAGTGTCTGGTGCAGCTTGCTGCCGCTTACCCTTCCCTGCTCGTCCATAGAAGACTTCACCGCACGAACAAGCAGGCTATCCGTGGACATCGGCCTCTCA includes:
- a CDS encoding NYN domain-containing protein: MVVATQNSERQLAVLIDFENVGFGAIQWLFDQVSDMGRVIVRRAYADWSTARSKRDQLLELGIEPIHLFHTTGSGKNSSDIRLAIDAVDLLYLSPVDTFVIVSSDSDFVPLVGKLRSAGKTVVGAGRQATASRSLVISCDRYFYLDQSEKAQEVSKTSPERPMSTDSLLVRAVKSSMDEQGRVSGSKLHQTLMRLDPSFDFRVQGYSTFTRYLENAPGIKVTRPQGRGDLTVELGSADAGQPHKQYQAPAPQQQHHAPPQPQQHAQPQPPQAEPPLDDDAQPPALQQGAPRIEGSRPGYRDRHGSRRERGFRRGDQQLAFRPDEVRRSGQPFFQQGEGGRRQQEPAATPTQPAPPQATQPQAQPARVSNQRPQAPRIKAIPPEETAKNISRHERRQQEQQPPQDGRHDLPQPSVQEPLRVEPEPTLPPAELIFTPEPPTAAAEETRAVHSPAPAASQSGPVEESQGRLLVTPASTGDPVAQIDAAWSQRAPAPGKGIMGAAAANLAAAVLGVPKLSESQFKTLQGLLDSSEVLRSKWQRQGNRVFRKELPAS